One part of the Microlunatus elymi genome encodes these proteins:
- the murJ gene encoding murein biosynthesis integral membrane protein MurJ, translated as MSASAPGRVRGRGRFAQVAAGVAALTLASRIVGFGRWLVFSKTVGDTCLGDAYNSANQLPNVLFEIAAGGVLASVVVPVISRQLSQGRDGEASRTASAILCWTLILLTPFALGAMVLAQVYAEGFVQSRCAGAVDSAASLLVIFGPQIWLYGLAVVSAGVLQAHRRFVAAAAAPLASSATVISTYIVFGLIADPGGRDDPALLQTRALDVLGWGTTAGVLVLASVTFVPLLRLRLRLRPTVRFPAGVLGVISAIAGASVAGLIIQQLSVMAGVLAAKQSAVPGAWTRATWANAVYLLPFAVLVSPLLQMIFPRLSAASVDGFRAVAEVLSRIGPPLCTLSALGAGLLIADAVPVARLLVLGPGSAQVGSLAWPIIGYAPAVVGFALMGLATRTLYAERRARRAGLTNVIGWAVVIIGVVLVGLLAAPDQVVTGIAMANSLGMVVGAVVGWALILTDWPERPRLGLARPLLRGIPIGLAAGALVAVAGRRLGQAGIVGSALGAVGAAVICTLLFALGIRLLDRRSWSGLLALRHQGRTDESN; from the coding sequence ATGAGCGCTAGCGCGCCCGGCCGGGTTCGCGGTCGTGGCCGGTTCGCTCAGGTCGCGGCCGGCGTGGCGGCGCTGACGCTGGCGTCGCGGATCGTCGGCTTCGGCCGTTGGCTGGTGTTCTCCAAGACCGTCGGCGACACCTGTCTGGGGGACGCGTACAACTCGGCCAACCAGCTGCCGAATGTGCTCTTCGAGATCGCCGCCGGCGGTGTTCTGGCCAGCGTGGTGGTGCCGGTGATCAGCCGCCAGTTGAGTCAGGGCCGTGACGGGGAGGCGAGCCGGACCGCATCGGCGATCCTGTGCTGGACGTTGATTCTGCTGACCCCGTTCGCACTGGGGGCGATGGTGCTGGCGCAGGTCTACGCCGAGGGATTCGTCCAGTCCCGGTGCGCCGGTGCGGTCGACTCCGCCGCGTCCCTGCTGGTGATCTTCGGGCCGCAGATCTGGCTGTACGGGCTGGCCGTGGTCAGCGCGGGCGTCTTGCAGGCCCACCGGCGATTCGTGGCCGCCGCCGCGGCGCCGCTGGCTTCCAGCGCGACCGTGATCAGCACCTACATCGTCTTCGGCCTGATCGCCGACCCGGGAGGCCGGGACGATCCGGCGCTGCTGCAGACCCGAGCCCTCGATGTGCTCGGCTGGGGCACCACAGCCGGTGTTCTGGTATTGGCGTCGGTCACTTTTGTTCCGCTGCTGCGTCTCAGGCTCCGACTGCGTCCCACCGTTCGGTTCCCCGCCGGGGTCCTCGGTGTGATCAGCGCCATCGCCGGAGCGAGCGTGGCCGGCCTGATCATCCAGCAGCTCAGTGTGATGGCCGGCGTTCTGGCCGCCAAACAGTCTGCTGTGCCGGGCGCCTGGACCAGGGCAACCTGGGCCAATGCCGTCTACCTGTTGCCGTTCGCCGTGCTGGTCAGTCCGCTGTTGCAGATGATCTTTCCGCGATTGAGCGCGGCGTCGGTGGACGGATTCCGGGCTGTGGCAGAGGTGCTGTCGCGGATCGGTCCCCCCCTGTGCACCTTGTCGGCCCTCGGTGCCGGGTTGCTGATCGCCGATGCGGTCCCGGTGGCCCGGCTGCTGGTGCTCGGACCGGGTTCGGCGCAGGTCGGTTCGCTGGCCTGGCCGATCATCGGTTACGCCCCGGCGGTGGTCGGTTTCGCGCTGATGGGCCTGGCCACCCGGACTCTGTACGCCGAGCGTCGCGCCCGTCGCGCCGGACTGACCAACGTGATCGGCTGGGCCGTGGTGATCATCGGGGTAGTGCTGGTCGGCCTGCTGGCTGCTCCCGACCAGGTGGTGACCGGGATCGCGATGGCCAACTCGCTCGGGATGGTGGTCGGGGCGGTGGTCGGATGGGCGCTGATTCTCACGGATTGGCCGGAACGTCCACGCCTCGGACTGGCCCGGCCGCTGCTGCGTGGTATCCCGATCGGTCTGGCTGCCGGCGCCCTGGTCGCTGTGGCAGGACGCCGGCTCGGGCAGGCCGGCATCGTCGGATCGGCGCTGGGCGCTGTCGGAGCGGCGGTGATCTGCACGCTGCTGTTCGCGTTGGGGATCCGGTTGCTGGACCGACGCTCCTGGTCCGGGCTGCTGGCCCTTCGGCACCAGGGGAGGACCGATGAGTCGAACTGA